The Streptomyces sp. NBC_01439 genome contains the following window.
AAGGACGGCGAAGTCGCGCTCGACGTGGTGGCCGGGGAGGGCACCCCGTACTTCGGCCGCGACCGGATGCAGGTCACGCTGGTCGGCCGCAAAGACGCGGACACCGTGGAGGTGCGTACCTCTGACGCAAAGCAGCTTCCGCCCGTCGGCTGGCTGCGGCCCGCCCAGGACCGGGGCACAGCCATCCAGCTCAGCAGGATGGCGCGCGGCGTGGAGGCCCTGCGGCAGAAGCAGGGGCTGATGCGTGCCCTGCACTCGCCCTCTTCGATCACCATCAACCGGGGTCAGTGGCACCCGAACGATTCCGACGAGAGCCCGCGATTGACCGGCAACGCCATGAAGATCATCGGAAGGATGCTGGAGACCCACCCCTTCTTTGCCCTTCAGGGCCCGCCCGGCACCGGCAAGACCACCATCGCGACCCGCGCCGTCCAGCGCTACCTGTGGGCCGAACCCGGGGCACGGGTCCTGGTGAGCGCGCAGTCGAACGGCGCGCTCGACCACCTCGGGCTGCGGCTTGTCGAACAGTTGCAGTCCGAACTCGAGGAACGGCGAGTACTACTGCTGCGGGAAATCCCGGACTCGCGGGGATTGGACAGCCTGCCGCCGGTCCTTCGCCCATACACGCTGACGCAACTCTCCGAGAACCTCAGGGACGACATCCACCGGGCAGCCCAGCGGATGTCGGCCCCCGGCCCGGACGGGGCAAGCATCGCCGGGGCCGAACTCAGGCTCGCGCGGGAGTGGGCAGACCTCGTCGAGAACAACCTCCTGGAGGTCTCCGACAGAATCAAGGCCGGTGCCAACATCGTCCTTGCGACCTGCTCGATCGCCGGCACGCTCAGCGAAGAGATCCGGGACGCCTCCGACATCTTCGACTGGGTGCTCATCGAAGAGGCGGCCAAGGCCTGGCCCACCGAGATCATCATGCCACTGGTACTCGGCGTGCGGTGGACACTCATCGGCGACCACCGCCAGCTCGGCCCGCACCGGGCCACCGACGTGCGCAACTTCCTCGAGACGCTACGGGAGAGCGGCAACGTGCAGGTCGCCCGCCACGTCGAGATGGCCGAGAGCTACCTTGCCCACCTCGAGCTGTTCGGGACGCTCTTCAAGAAGGACGAGCAGCAGCACCGACCCGGCTCGCCCCTGGACAAGCTCGAGCAACAGTTCCGTATGCACCCCGACATCGCCGAACCAGTGGCGCGGGCCTTCTACCAGCAACGCGGCGAGGACGGCGAGGTGAGGTACGACCCGACGGGCCTGCCCGAGAGTTTCCTCATCACCCCGCCCACAGGACTCGCCAAGCGCCACGAGCTGACCACACCGCCCTACCTCGCGGGCAGCCCCCTGGTCTGGCTCGACACCTCGCACCGCCGCGACTGTGCCGACAAGCCGTACTGGCGCAACGACGGCGAGGCGAAGCTGGTCACCGAGCTCGTGGACCAGCTCGCCGGCACTGCCCACAGCGACTCCCTGGACCTCGCCGTGCTCACCCCGTACAGCCAACAGGTACGCGCTCTGAAGCAGTTCGGAAACTTGCGGAATCACGTGCACACGGTTCACTCGTTCCAGGGGCAGGAGGCGGACCTGGTGATCGTCTCGCTCGTCCGCTCGACCGTGCAGGGCCCGGACACCCGCCACAACGTCGGGCACGTGGCGCAGGCCGAACTCGTCAACGTCCTGTTGTCCCGGGCTCGCAAGCTACTCGTCGTGGTCGGTGACCTGCCCCACTTCGAGGAGCACGGCGGCGAGGCCTGGAAACACGTCACCACGGTGTTCCGCCGCATCGGAAAGATCAAGGACGCCGTGCAGGAGCCGCTCGTATGAACGTCACCATCGCCGTTCCCGTCCGCGCCGTCACCCTCACCCTGGTGCTCGGTCCCGAGCAGGGCGCGACCACCCTGGAGGGACTGGCCGCCCGGGCTGTCGCCGCCGGCCGTCGGACGGTCGCCGACCTTGCGGACCTCTTCACCCTGCCCCGCCGGGTGATGCTCGACGTCGTGCACGGCCTGTGGACCAAGGGCTACGTCTCGGTGGACTTCTCCGAAGGCCGACTCGAACTCACCGACACCGCCAGGGACCTGATCGCCCAGGGCTCCGCCCTCGCGAGCGCGGGGGTCCAGCAGGAGCAGCGGAAATTCGTCTACGAGCCGATCACCGGCAGCGTGTTCACCTACGCCTCGTCCCTGTCGTCCCCGCCCGCCGGAGCCATCGAGGCCCCGGTCCGCCAGGGCATCGGCACCGACGACCTGCCGCGCGGCGAACTGCTGCGCGCCGTGAGCTCGGCGATCCGGTATGACCGGCGCAACCGTGGCCTCCGCCAAAACGTCCTCGACGTCTCCTTCGGCAACCCGCTACTCAGCGCCGACGGCTCGATGCGCTGGCTGTCCGTGCGTGGTGCCGTGCACAGCGACTTCGACACAGGACGTCTCTCCGTCGAGATCTCCGACGACTCCGAATGGAACCAGCAGGCCAGGGACCGGTTCCGGAACGAGATCGCGTTCCTCTCCGAACAGGATCCGCCCCACCCCTTCGTCGCCAGGCTCCGGGACGTGGCTGAGCCGAGTCGTCCCGCGCGCACCGACCTCGGCTACCTCGGTAGCCGACTCACCCGGCTCGCCGACGCCGCAGCGGCCACGCCTGCGACCAAGCTGAAGCTGGCTCACGAGGAACTCCAGACCGCCGCGCGCAGACTTGGCGAACGCATCGACTACCTGGCCGGCTTCCGGGCTGCAGCCGAACCGGTCGCGGTCGGCGAGGGAGTCCGTTGGACCAGGTCCGACCTCATCCGATCAGCCCGCCGCCAGATCGTCATCGCCGCCCCCACCATCGAGTACGGGCCGCTCAAGGAGATCCTGCCAGACCTCGAGGACGCGTTTGAACGGGACGTCACCGTCGTGCTCCTGTGGGGCACCTTGGTGAACACCTCCCTCCCCAACAAGGTGGCGAACGCGCTTCACGACCTCAAGGCTCGGTACGGCGACCGGATGATCTTCGCCGACCGCGGGGCCCGCATCCGTGCCAGCCTGGTGATCCAGGACGACGAACAAGCCTGCATCGGCTCCCGCAGCCTGCTGACCGGCGACCCCGGCGGCTGCGTGCTCGTCCGACGCGCCGAGGGCGCCGCCGAACCTGCACGGTGCGTGGTGGACCTGCTCATCTGGGCACGTCGGTACTTCCCGCACTGGCATGCCGGCCGTCGGATCGCGTTCCGACCGGAGGACCTCGGCCGGAACACCGGCATCGAGCCGGC
Protein-coding sequences here:
- a CDS encoding AAA domain-containing protein is translated as MMAFDGASPQEIIDKLFVGSDAPYGPYECVKRPEPLGDRMLWATLQRPGDESDLFDAFLFGKIFGVAGELWEHEVRNLLRLQAIGHPALPEIVDGGLDAGLGVAFTMTRQIGTRLSEAWDRDDFPQWVRDNRSLAFEQYSLLVDALSQLHGARILHRNLTPGAITIRQNGDGRYAFALGRFEMSALLGNLVRTLYAPSRNDEYRTLMNTLYLEPPAGIERAHHLAYLAPETWPSLFDEAPEPRRDWSSTDVFGLGVFGWELFCGPLAETLPEPYTAISTAGPGELPGALKTLHTKMRQHLQAQAGRGIPRELVRVLDGMLDPEPGARRSSFEAARSLEEHWGAICDLWEDIDPERQPHLVAFMPAESVDTVYRQRQWIAHSPEEPTGRDELRDFLKWELRQAELVWSPGGAKGFVSGREERLQQAEWALIGEQAVWFCAFLYDETFSGQIRTRHTRTLVIKYLVDRRFAQEILAARPRRRIGRIDLVAYRARQDLSAHFKDRPDWTPLTDAVKAGRAAHDPGNQQLLRSMEFMLDYQGVIQRARQYPYTRVEEGNSGSTHILQIDRDRDPEYRHSSPLLTAFAADPRRRPELGDFAASLLAEQAEKDGEVALDVVAGEGTPYFGRDRMQVTLVGRKDADTVEVRTSDAKQLPPVGWLRPAQDRGTAIQLSRMARGVEALRQKQGLMRALHSPSSITINRGQWHPNDSDESPRLTGNAMKIIGRMLETHPFFALQGPPGTGKTTIATRAVQRYLWAEPGARVLVSAQSNGALDHLGLRLVEQLQSELEERRVLLLREIPDSRGLDSLPPVLRPYTLTQLSENLRDDIHRAAQRMSAPGPDGASIAGAELRLAREWADLVENNLLEVSDRIKAGANIVLATCSIAGTLSEEIRDASDIFDWVLIEEAAKAWPTEIIMPLVLGVRWTLIGDHRQLGPHRATDVRNFLETLRESGNVQVARHVEMAESYLAHLELFGTLFKKDEQQHRPGSPLDKLEQQFRMHPDIAEPVARAFYQQRGEDGEVRYDPTGLPESFLITPPTGLAKRHELTTPPYLAGSPLVWLDTSHRRDCADKPYWRNDGEAKLVTELVDQLAGTAHSDSLDLAVLTPYSQQVRALKQFGNLRNHVHTVHSFQGQEADLVIVSLVRSTVQGPDTRHNVGHVAQAELVNVLLSRARKLLVVVGDLPHFEEHGGEAWKHVTTVFRRIGKIKDAVQEPLV